A portion of the Echeneis naucrates chromosome 5, fEcheNa1.1, whole genome shotgun sequence genome contains these proteins:
- the lsm3 gene encoding U6 snRNA-associated Sm-like protein LSm3, whose amino-acid sequence MADDVEQQPSSNTVEEPLDLIRLSLDERIYVKMRNDRELRGRLHAYDQHLNMILGDVEETVTTVEIDEETYEELYKSTKRNIPMLFVRGDGVVLVAPPLRVG is encoded by the exons ATGGCGGACGACGTGGAGCAG CAGCCGAGCAGTAACACGGTGGAGGAGCCTCTGGACCTGATCCGGCTCAGTCTGGACGAGCGGATCTACGTCAAGATGAGGAACGACCGGGAACTCCGCGGCCGCCTGCAC GCGTATGACCAGCACCTGAACATGATCCTGGGGGACGTGGAGGAGACGGTGACCACCGTAGAGATCGATGAGGAGACGTATGAAGAGCTATACAAG tCAACCAAGAGGAACATCCCCATGCTGTTCGTCAGAGGAGATGGTGTGGTCCTTGTAGCTCCACCCCTCAGGGTGGGCTAA